The Nothobranchius furzeri strain GRZ-AD chromosome 8, NfurGRZ-RIMD1, whole genome shotgun sequence genome includes a region encoding these proteins:
- the LOC139071531 gene encoding zinc finger protein 704-like, producing MSPAAASPTSAPKPSSVAPLPALDTPSGPCLSLGLPPTSPSPAQSPSTPSPHPVKPPRSSIAGLTIDLLAGREVEEEEEEGRREKEAEPEEAFKEGWSEGGDGGSRGGRGERGRDSESFGGDQRLLGCSSAGCRAQNKGGGQAK from the coding sequence ATGAGCCCGGCTGCAGCCAGTCCCACCTCGGCCCCTAAGCCTTCCTCTGTAGCCCCTCTTCCAGCTCTTGACACCCCCTCCggcccctgtctgtctctgggacTCCCTCCTACTTCCCCGTCTCCAGCTCAGAGTCCCTCCACTCCGTCGCCTCACCCCGTCAAACCTCCTCGCTCCTCCATCGCTGGCCTCACTATTGACCTCCTGGCAGgaagggaggtggaggaggaagaggaggaggggaggagagagaAGGAGGCAGAACCCGAGGAAGCCTTTAAGGAGGGATGGAGCGAAGGAGGAGATGGTGGGTCACGTGGAGGAAggggagaaagagggagagattcAGAATCGTTTGGAGGAGACCAGCGCCTCCTTGGCTGCAGCTCTGCAGGCTGTAGAGCACAAAATAAAGGAGGAGGACAAGCCAAATGA